The window TATTTGTCCCTATGTGTGTGCATGCACGTGGGTATATGCATAGAATATGGTTATTACACAAGAGAACTAAACTTGCCTGGACACGGGACCATTTCCCGATAGATGACTTCCATCCAACAATAGAATTAATAACAACTGCATTTTCCTGACAGGAGAATACAGGAAATTATATTTCCCTTGAATGAATAATTACTTACACTGGCTTAACACAAAGATATGTGAGAACAAATTCCTTACAAGCATTCGCTTCCTTACCTGAACTTCAACATCATCCAAGATGATACAACTTATGAGCCTTACCCCTGCTCCTACACGAACATTTGCTGAAATAGAGACACTGGGACCAATCTGTTCAACAATGTGACTCAGAACTCAGTTGCACAATTGAACAGAGATTGCTCAAAGAGTATATTGAGAACTGCtgggagaaaaatgatgaGTTAGAATACCTTTGCGGTTGGATGTACTTTGGCTGAAGGATGCACATACACATCACCAACAATTGTAGCACTTTTAGTTCCATCTCCAGCAGCCAACAGGTGTGGGGAGGTCAAGCGGAATTGAGCAAGATAAAGACCAGAACATTTTACTGACATCCTGTACCAATAATTACAGGTTTATATATGCAGAAGACAGTCAATAATAAttcattgaaaaagaaaaaaatatctaGCCAATCATTCTACCCTGGAGTCTTGATCTGTTCCCAGAAATCCATGGTCTCATATGTATACAACTGCTTCTTTCCAGCAAAAGGGGACAAAATATCTTGATCCAATCTAATAAAATCTACGGGAAGGGCCCTACTGAGAAGAAACAGATACCAGTATTAAATTTGGAACTGCAGCATTTCATAATGAATGGTAaccataaaagaaaagaaaaaaccaacaGAAAATGAACATTTTCTTAGATGGAAAACACATCAAAAAGAgattgaaaagagaaaaaccataTTATCAAAGACTAAAACACATCATCTCGACTTTTTTAGGAAAAGTGGTAGCTCCAGGAGAGATAATTGAGAGGAAACTTGTTATATTGATTGTGCACTGTTGAGGATTATGTGCAAAACTATGTTTTCTCCTCTGCCAAAAATTCTATCTTATAAGTTGGAACTAGGGATGTAAATGGGTTATTGTTATATGGGTAACTGCAGGTATCAAACCCGATAACATAGGGTTAGGGTACCCTATATTTGGTTATGAGGCAGATTAGGGTAATGCTTTTAAAACCCGACACACATTCGAATAGGTTTTAGGTATCACCTTTAGGATACCCTAAACCtgaacccaattatatatgtcacaaaaactttatatttcCTGGGATTTCAACTTTTATCCTTTTACCTTAAGACAATCTTTATCATCTCAACCAACCAACCTTTTTTGTAAACTAATAAATGCaatgttaatttatattagTCGAACTGTGTTGCAAACTTAGTAGGGATAGAACTCATAGGAGGATGGGAAACACTTTAAGTCTTTGCCAAATTTGCCAACTTAAATGGGTATTTAACGGATAGTTGTTTACTATTAGGATTCAGTTTTGGATagtattttgtaattttgtaCGGGTTTTAATAGGGTTTGGATACTTGATAACTATACAATTTCAGGTTGCTTATCTCAAAAATAGTGGGTACCCTACCCGTTTACATCTCTAGGTGGAACTTGTTAACTTCATGGCACGTATACCGTTATCATCAACATGTATCAAAGCCAAATTATAAACATGACATGTCTCTCATCCATTTTCCTAAATATTTGAAAGTATAGcagtaaaagaaaatttttttaaaatagtaaAACTAATGAAAGAGGTTAACCTTGTTGGAGATTGTAAGGTTTCAAAGCTGGACAAATGGCGTATATTAGCTGCAAtaggacaaaaaaaaaaagtcatataCTGATAAAGGAGAGACGGTTTTTGCCAAACAGTAGGAAACAACCATGTTGTAAAAGCTTAAAGACTGCAGCATGCAGCATGACCTCAGTCTTATGTTCCATAACAACAAAGTTGAGTTTTTAGCTCAAGGGCAATGGGCTACCACATGTAcccataaaaaaaagaaacagacaGAAATATTTAATGATGTGTAGTCATATCTTATTTCTGCCGAGACTATACAAAGATTACACATATCATGCTTGTTAAGGCATCATCAATTGTAATTAGAAAATAACCTTGGCCTTCCCGGTGTGTGGAGACTTCCTGAATGGCAGTAAAGACATCAGGGGTAAAGATGTAAACTCCACAGTTAATTAAATCACTTACCTGCATTCCATCAAATGTAAACAGCTAATTAAAAAAGCCAGGAAGTAATAACTTTCACTAAATCATTAGTACTATTAATCAAGATATGAATTCCTCATATGCTAAGTAAAAGGTTGAAACTGCACCATGCACATACAAAAGTCTCAGGTTTCTCAGTGTAATGCAGTAGCTCATTGGTGATTGTGTCAGCAACCAACTCGCCAAACTGGTTAGCTGATTCAGCAGAAACCTGCACaggaaacaagaagaaaaagttaaaagactACCACAACAAAGACTAAAGTTCTTGCAGTTAaagcaaattttaaaaataaatctgcagataattaaaatactaaCCTTGATTACTAATACTGTTCCCATCCCACCATATCTTTTGTGAGCCTCTGTAGAAATGAGCATCCAATTAATGCTCAAATTTTAAAGGAGAAGCACACTCAAGTATAAAGTTATATAAGGAACAGGAAAGTTACCAAGCATTTCTGTCAATGGAAAACTGCAACAAACATCACAATTTAGCAGGAATACATGTGACTGCACATAAACAGGACGAAAATatatgataaataaatcaaagcaTCTGCACATTCGAATTAGCATTGTTTGAAAAGTTATAGAAGATGGACAAtcagaaatttgatgaaaaatttgtacaaaaatgaaagaatagaaaaagtAATGCAGAATTCAAACCGGGTTGTCTTCCATGATTATATTTCTGAAGTAATAAAGGCCACCAGCTGAACCATGGGGTTTATCCTCTTTCAAGTACCTACCTCAACAAACGGGAAAACAAAAAGTGAGACGCAACATATAATAGAAGACTAAAACAGCGAAACATAATAAATCAGTGCACTAATCACCTCACTGGTACTTTCAACTCACTAGAGATTGAAGAGACGTATAATGCAAACTCCCTCTCCTCATAAAATCCAATCAGAAAAATATGAGCCAAGTTGGGTAACTATTCAACAACAGAACAACGGTGTAGGAAATCaataaacataaacattaTGACTGGAATTACAAccaaagataaataataataataataataataataataataataataataaagaagcATGGAACATAGTGTTGCAATTATGGTACATAAGATTAAGATAACAATGAGAACAcaattgtgtgacaaatgctTTAAAGTTTATCCGGAAATGGAATAAAGGAGCAAGAAGGTAGTAAAAGAGAATACCCTTTTACAAGCAGAAATAGGGTGATGAACCATAGGCTGCCCTGCTAAAGGGAACAAAGGTTTTGGAGTATTGAATGAGAGAGGCCTAAATCTAGTCcctggaaaaaataaaatccaagcaacaaaacaaaactcaTCAAAACCCAAATCCAAAACCCACAAAGAAAATTGCttcatttgtttatttatttacataaTGAAAGCAAACTTTATTACCTTTGGTGGGTCCACCAACCATAATCACAGCAACCGCCTTCTCCTGATCTGAGCTCTCCATGTCCAAAAACCCTAGACCTTCACctcagagagagagagggaacCGAAAGCAGATAGTAATAGGCTTTCAGTTGACAGAAATCAAAGCTAGATAGGTTTCAGTTCTGGGATTTTAGTCGGACAGTGAAAGGATTTTATTGGCTAGAGTTTGATCTGCGTGCGGGCACTTAACTAACTTCGTGCAGACCGATGACCATGCTGTATGCGGTATCATATCAATTACGAGAATACACCACAAATCTCTCTTCCCAAAATCACTTTTAATAATACAAAAATACTCCTGATaagtgaaaatgaaaaaaaaattaaaatagaaagcttaagtttttaattgcatattataaaaaattaatattttatacttaaaattaatttaaattattaaaattttaatgataataatatttaaattataaaatattaatatttcaaaatgttaataattaaattatcacTTACTAATatcttaaataaattataaattattaatatttaaaaaaaaataaaataaaaataaataactatttattataataaaaagtttaagtttttaattatatgttatagaaactgaatattttaaatttaaaaattaattatcaattattaatattttaattatcataaatattaaattataaataaaatattaatgattaaattaaaaataaaatattaaaactttaaacTTTAAACACAAATCAAGACGGCAAAAGCAAGCAGAGATAATCATAGCAGATAAATGGAGAAAGGAATGGAGAAAGGAATACAGGAGAACACTTAGCCATGACTTTTATAGAGATTTGGCCTTAATAGCACTTTAGTCCTCTCCCTATATATCACAAGGAATTTGAATACATTAAAGATGCTGCCTTTCTCAACTAGGTTCAAAGATAATGTAACCTTCCAATTTCTAGAGGAATTGTGATCGACGCATAAACCTACATAAGTAtggcccactaagcccaagcaaaccTAATTAAATAATGCATGGGTTAGTTATTCATCGCATTTACATAttaattcatcatcaatttaTGAATATGCATTTAATTCATGAAGATTAGCACATTAAGCAACTTCTCAACATAAAGCGTGActtttttcatatttcatataaatattcacATATTAAAATCAACTGTGGTTTGACACGCATCCCATGCTTGTATTGTTATGGCTCACCTACCATAGTCTTATTATTCACATGTACCCACATCCGGGGCCCAACATAAAGTGCagaaatataaacaaatatgaGTATATCAATATTATTTACATAATCAAGTTTATTATAAACATGACGGTTCAAGGACTAGACTAGACATGCTACGGAGTGTATGACATTAGAAGGTTGGAAAGAAGACTCCACCACACCTACCACGAATGAGTTGCTCTATTGCTCCA is drawn from Theobroma cacao cultivar B97-61/B2 chromosome 4, Criollo_cocoa_genome_V2, whole genome shotgun sequence and contains these coding sequences:
- the LOC18601343 gene encoding mannose-1-phosphate guanyltransferase alpha isoform X2 codes for the protein MESSDQEKAVAVIMVGGPTKGTRFRPLSFNTPKPLFPLAGQPMVHHPISACKRLPNLAHIFLIGFYEEREFALYVSSISSELKVPVRYLKEDKPHGSAGGLYYFRNIIMEDNPSHVFLLNCDVCCSFPLTEMLEAHKRYGGMGTVLVIKVSAESANQFGELVADTITNELLHYTEKPETFVSDLINCGVYIFTPDVFTAIQEVSTHREGQANIRHLSSFETLQSPTRALPVDFIRLDQDILSPFAGKKQLYTYETMDFWEQIKTPGMSVKCSGLYLAQFRLTSPHLLAAGDGTKSATIVGDVYVHPSAKVHPTAKIGPSVSISANVRVGAGVRLISCIILDDVEVQENAVVINSIVGWKSSIGKWSRVQADGDYNAKLGITILGEAVTVEDEVVVINSIVLPNKTLNLSVQDEIIL
- the LOC18601343 gene encoding mannose-1-phosphate guanyltransferase alpha isoform X1, encoding MESSDQEKAVAVIMVGGPTKGTRFRPLSFNTPKPLFPLAGQPMVHHPISACKRLPNLAHIFLIGFYEEREFALYVSSISSELKVPVRYLKEDKPHGSAGGLYYFRNIIMEDNPSHVFLLNCDVCCSFPLTEMLEAHKRYGGMGTVLVIKVSAESANQFGELVADTITNELLHYTEKPETFVSDLINCGVYIFTPDVFTAIQEVSTHREGQANIRHLSSFETLQSPTSRALPVDFIRLDQDILSPFAGKKQLYTYETMDFWEQIKTPGMSVKCSGLYLAQFRLTSPHLLAAGDGTKSATIVGDVYVHPSAKVHPTAKIGPSVSISANVRVGAGVRLISCIILDDVEVQENAVVINSIVGWKSSIGKWSRVQADGDYNAKLGITILGEAVTVEDEVVVINSIVLPNKTLNLSVQDEIIL
- the LOC18601343 gene encoding mannose-1-phosphate guanyltransferase alpha isoform X3 is translated as MESSDQEKAVAVIMVGGPTKGTRFRPLSFNTPKPLFPLAGQPMVHHPISACKRLPNLAHIFLIGFYEEREFALYVSSISSRYLKEDKPHGSAGGLYYFRNIIMEDNPSHVFLLNCDVCCSFPLTEMLEAHKRYGGMGTVLVIKVSAESANQFGELVADTITNELLHYTEKPETFVSDLINCGVYIFTPDVFTAIQEVSTHREGQANIRHLSSFETLQSPTSRALPVDFIRLDQDILSPFAGKKQLYTYETMDFWEQIKTPGMSVKCSGLYLAQFRLTSPHLLAAGDGTKSATIVGDVYVHPSAKVHPTAKIGPSVSISANVRVGAGVRLISCIILDDVEVQENAVVINSIVGWKSSIGKWSRVQADGDYNAKLGITILGEAVTVEDEVVVINSIVLPNKTLNLSVQDEIIL